A window of Rhodothermales bacterium genomic DNA:
CGCGTCACGCCAGACCCGAACAGTGGACTGAGCTGGTAGCCGGATAGCACCAGATCAGGGTCGCCGTCGTTGTCGAAGTCACCCCAGCTGGATGACGAGAAACTTGCGCCCGGAAGGCCCTGACCGGAGTCGCTGAACGCATCGCTGCCTTCATTCCGATAAATCAAAGCGTGTGGCTGGCCCTGTTCTTCCGATCCGGAGACGAACAGGTCAAGGTCGCCGTCACCGTCGAAGTCGACCCACTCCAGATCGCCGTAGGCCAGCGAAGCGAACGGTGTGGGAATTTCTGTAAACTGGCCAGGCCCGTCGTTCCTGTAGATCGTTACCAGATGTCGGCCATCGGCCCGTACCCCCGAGAGGGCCAGATCGAGATCGCCGTCCATGTCGTAGTCTCCCCAATCCACCGAGCCGCCGTATAGCCCAACCAGCTCGACGCCGTCAACAGCCACAATCTGATTCCCGGTGGAGCGGTACAGGATGGTCTCGGGGTTCATGGCGTCGTCCACGGATGTCGCCCCCTGCACGACCAGATCCAGATCGCCGTCGTTGTCATAGTCGCCCCATGCGGCATCAGTGAGCCACATAGGTGTAATCGTTCGGGTGCCGAAGTAGTTGTAGATCAGCGTATTTATTTCGGGACGACTCGGCGAGCTCCGAAAGACATCTCCGAACAAAGGCACCGTTACGAGGCTTGAGACGGGCAACCGCCCAACCATGACAAAGTCCATCTCTCCGTCGCCGTTGAAGTCTCCCCATTCATGCGAGCCGAACGTGATCCTGAGCGATGAACTCAAGCCCAGTACATCGTCAGGCACGTTGGGAACCGGGATGTCAAACGGCTGGCTCAGAGCGGTCGAGACAGTCATCAGCCCGCACATGGCAGCGACCGCTGCAAATCGGCTCAAAGATCGGATCATGGCGGCTGGAAGAGAGGACGGCTCAGAGAAGTCAGGCACCAATTAACACCCGACCGGCGAGAATTGAAAGGCGTGGCAGTCGACGCACAGGGTCATTCATCGTCGGCGGCCTGGTGCACCAACTCCTGCGCCGTCTCTTTCCCGAGATAGGCATCCATCACCCAGTGCGCCGCATAGATGACGGGAGTGATTACCACGGCGATGACGAACTTGTATCCATAGTTGAAGAGCGTGATGGCCACAATCTCCTGAAACGTAAGCTGGCCGTAGAAAGCGACGACGAGGACAATGAAGGTATCCAGGAATTGCGAACCGAATGTGGAGCCGGTCGCCCGAAGCCACAGGTGGCGACCTTTTGTGAGGCGTCGCAGCCAGTGGAATAGGGAGATGTCCGCAAACTGTCCAATGACATACGCCGTCAGGCTCCCGATGATAACGCGGCCGGTCGTGCCGTAGACGGCATTGAATGCGTCATCCGGCACGGGCGAGATCGCAGATGTTGGCGCGGCTATGGCCACCTGCAGGATGGCGAACTCGAAGATGATCATGAGCATCCCGAGTATGGTCACGAATCGGATGCCGCGAACGCCGTAGTACTCATTAAGGAGATCGGTGATGATGAAGGTGATCGGGAAGGCAATGACACCCGCGGTCATGATCACCTGACTGAAGTCCGTCCCGAATATCCGGATGGAGAACGGAAGCTCGAACAGGGTGAACAGCTTGCCCGCCGTTGCTTCTGCGATTACAAGTGCTGTGATGAAGATCGCAGCACAGACGACGTACAGCTTCTGTGGTCGGGTGAGTTCGTACGGGGAGTGTCGCATCAAACCGACAGTGAGACTGGGACGAAGTTTGCTAGCTAGTCCGTGGTCTGGAGCTTCTCGAGAAGCTTGCTCAGTTGCGCGTGTTCTTCATTCGTCAAGTTCTCGGTGAGACGACGAGTCGCGGCTTCCACGTCCGGCTCCATCTTATCCAGCAAGTCGAGGCCCTTTTTTGTAATTCGCACCTCTACAATGCGACGGTCGTGCTTGGCGCGCTCTCGCGCCGAAAGATCCTGTCTCTCAAGTCTTGCCAATAGTCGAGTGACATCTGGCGTACGATCGATGAGCCGATCGCGAACATCACTGCACTTAAGCGCCGTTGGATGCGATCCCCTGAGAATGCGTAGCACGTTGTACTGAGCAGGTGTAACGCCATGCTCAGACATTGCCGCGGTGAGCTCTCCCAGAAGCCACGAACTTGTCACCATCACGTGGAGCATCGACTCCTGCGACGGAGAAACAAAGTGGCGTTGCTTGAGGCGATGAGATAAACTGGTGGGCATGCGAACGGCTGACTGCTGGATGCGGCACGTGGATCCGTTTACAGACTCACCCCCCCTGCGTTCCACTATCAGGGGTGTCCAAATGCGAAAGCGTCGATTCCGCTGGCGGGAGTGCCGTGTCGCCGGTCGCCGCGTCGATTGAGAAACCAAAGGTCGATCCCTTTCCTTCTACGCTCTGAATCTGCAGCCTCTTGCCGTGGGCCCCGAGTATGTGCTTTACAATCGAAAGGCCGAGACCTGTTCCACCTTGCGAGCGTGAACGGCTCTTGTCGACTCTGTAAAATCGCTCTGTCAGTCGATCAAAGTGCTCTTCTCCAACACCGATCCCGTCGTCGACAACCGACACCTTGATCGACGCCGGCTCCACGAACCGGGCCACCACCTCCACCGTACCCCCGTCGTTGCTGTACTTGATTGCATTGTCAACCAGATTGGTGAGCACTTCTCGAATGCGCTCTTTGTCTCCAAGCGCATCAGGGAGCTCTTTCGGCAGCAATGGTCGAATTACAAGATTCTTTTCAGACGCGCGCGGCTCGAGGGATTCGATTACATCCGCGATGACCTCATGAAGCCGGAACGCCGCGCTGTCCATGGTCAACTCACCGGTCTCGATCCGCGAGATCGCTGAGAGGTCGCGCGCCAGATTCTCCAGACGATCAGCATTCCGCAGAATTCTCTCGACAAACGAGCGCTTGACCGCCGGATCGTCCAGGGCCCCGCGTAGAAGTGTCTCGGAGAAACCCTTAATAGCGAAGATTGGCGTCTTCAGCTCATGTGACACGTTCCCAATAAAATCGCGACGATACGTTTCTATCTTTTTCAGACGATCCATCTCTCGCGCGACAGACACACTCGTCCCGTTCGCTATCAGACCGAGGCGAGCCAGCTCGTCGCCGCTCCTCCGCTCGAAAACCCGATCCTCGCCGAAAGAGCCCGGGGCCATGGTCTTGAGCGATTGCTCCAGTTCGTCAATTCGACGGATTACGAGCGTGCAAACAACGAAGTAACCGGCTGCACCCACCAGCAACGAAATCAACGCGACAATCCAGACAGGAATAGCTGCCACGAATGTACTGGCCGCGCCGACGACAACTGCCGCAGCAATTCCCACGCCCACTCCGGCTCGAAACGGAAGTTTGTAAACCCTGATCACTTTTCCGTGCGCACGCTTGGATGTCGCCCGACCGACGAATGAGGTCAGTCCTTGAACCGATAACCGACCCCTTTGATCGTTTCAATGTAGTCGTCGCCAATCTTCTCGCGAATCTTTCTTACATGCACATCTACTGTTCGGTCGACGACGAGGACATCCGTGCCCCATACAAGGTCCAATAGATCTTGTCGAGTGTAGGCAATGCCGGGACGGGAGGCGAGCGCGAAGAGAAGCTCAAACTCTTTTCGCGGGAGTCTTATTTCTTCTACACCTTCGTTGGTATTCCTGAATACTCGATATCGGTCTCGATCGATATCCAGGTCATGAATCTGTATGCGATCAGGAGGGTCCTCAATCCGCTCTGAGGACCGCAGCAGAGCTTTCGTCTGACTGACAAGCACGGGCAACGAGATCGGCTTTGTCAGATAGATATCGGCTCCCACTTCGAGACCTCGGACGTGGTCCTCCTCCTCGCTCATCGCCGTCAGCATCAAGATCGGAATTGTTCGAAGGCGGGCGTCTTGTCGGATGGCGTCGCAGAATTCAATACCACCCATCCGGGGCATCAAGACATCCAGAATGATAAGATCCGGGCGATCTTGCTGGGCCTTTTTCATCGCCTCGATACCGTCGCGAGCAACCGACACTCTATAACCTTCGCTCGCAAGGTTGTACTCGAGGAGTTCGACTATATCGTCCTCGTCATCTACTACGAGTATGTGAGGTGTGATTTTCGTCGCTCCGTTGCGGTTAGCAGAAATTTCGTTCCATTCGCCACTCAGTTCGTGGCACACAGACGTGTATATGCCAGAGAGCGTGTATATGCCAGAGAGGATCAATTTATCGTGCCACCAGCTACTGAGTGTAACGGTAGTGTTATCGAATCGCACCACTCGCTAAGTGTACTCACCCGGATTTCGGCAGAATAATCTCGTGAAACACGGTTTCTCCGGTTCTCAGCGCACGCTTGACGTATTCGTGGCACAACTCGCACTGGCGGCCGAAGACGATCTTCTTTTGTAGATCGGGGATGGTCTTTGCACCGGTCTGCCGGGCAATGTCGACCAGGGTTGAGAACGACACGCCAAAGCAGTAGCAGCGATCGATCTCAATCATAGAACAGAGCCATCTTGATTGGCGATCGCGATGTGTGATGGTGCCACACCCGCGGTGAAGCTATCGAGAACGGTCCCATCTAAATGCAGGATGGTGACCTCTCCGGCCTGAGTGAATCCCGGTACGCGACCCACATAGAGTCGCTCGCTCCCGGCGTCGAATGCGACAGCCCCGATCGGGTCACCCGATAGTGGACCGATCTGTTGCATCTGGAGATTCTGTGCAGTATCGAAGTGGAGTATCGATTCACTTTCGAGAACCACAAATAGCGATTCAGATGACTCGGAATAGAATGCGTCTTGACCCGGACCGGGCGTGGTGATCATTCCGCCCACATCGAAGCGATTCAGAATCGCATCCGTTGTTCGATCCATGACCAGGACAGCCCCGTTCGTCGTTCCGACCGCATTGAAATTAGCGTCATAGAGTACCTGGCCCGAGCATACGATCCACAGCTCACTCTGCGCATCCATGAAAACAAAACGCGGTCCGTCACACGCCAGATCCGGAGTTCTCACAACCTGACCGGTGCCGATATCAACGACCGAGATCGTACTTCCCGAGCCAAATCCATGATTGGCAACATAGGCAAGGCCGCCGCCCACAAAAATGCCTTCGGGGTTGGGACCCACATCGACGCTTCCCACGATAGAGCTTGTGGTCAGGTCGACGATTGAAACCGTATTGTCGAAGAGATTCGAAACCAGTAATCGGTCGGTATCCGCCCATGCGATGTAACGCGGGCTCGGCACGTCGACGATCTGGCCAATGAGTCCGCGCGACTGGTCAAGGATATCAATCCGGTCTCCGGTGTTCATCACTGCGTATGTGAGATTGTCCCGGACAAAAATGCTCTGAATGATTGATCCCGCGCGAGCAAGTACGGAGGTGACCGTGCCGGTTTCGGGGTCGAAGCGCGTGACCGAGCCGTTGCCATCGCCGAAATTCCCCTGGTTAGCAACGAGGACGTACGTCGTGAGGTCCTCAGCCGGGTCGGTCGCCGCCGTATCACAGCCTGCCATTCCGAAAATGACCAAGACCGCGACAACCAATAGATTCCACATCGCCGGGGAATGAAGCGTAACTCTCATTGAATAGTCAGGCTTAGTTGAAGACGTACGCTCCGCGGTGGCATCGGATATCCATACATCATTTGATAGTCCACACCTCCGATATTCTCCACATAGATTCCCATGTTGACAGATCCGAATCCCGTCAGGAATCGGCCGGAAAGATCGCCGCTCAGGACGGTGTATGCCGCCACCCATTCTGACGCGTCGGTCGTGAGGTATCGACGGCCGACGTAACGACCGGAAAGGCCGAAGCGAAGAAAAGTCCACGTGAACGAGGCGTCGATATTCAGCACGTGACGGGGGACGTATCGCAGAGGATGGTTTGACGAGGACGTGTCGTCCGTCCGATTGCGGGAATAGGTAAGCGTGTGGTGCGCCGCGACATCCATGGAGGCGTTATCCGCTACCGCTATCGATTGCGACACCGTTGACTCGACGCCCATGTTTCGAACACTCTCGATGTTCTCTGGTGTCCAGATTCCCGCGTCGTCCGGAAGCCAGGTGATCTGGTCCTGCACGGTCTGATAGAACGCGGTCGCCTCGACATTTGCCAGCCGGCTTGTCAGCAGGAAACCAGCGTCAACCGTCCGACCCTTTTCAGCACTGAGGCGGCTATTGCCGACTGCGCCCTGACCTCTCCAGTAGAGGTCGTTAAACGTCGGCATGCGGAAGCTCGTCGAGAGACCGCCTTTCAATGTGATCAGGCCCCGGATGAGGCTGTCG
This region includes:
- a CDS encoding (2Fe-2S)-binding protein; the encoded protein is MEIDRCYCFGVSFSTLVDIARQTGAKTIPDLQKKIVFGRQCELCHEYVKRALRTGETVFHEIILPKSG
- a CDS encoding VCBS repeat-containing protein is translated as MIRSLSRFAAVAAMCGLMTVSTALSQPFDIPVPNVPDDVLGLSSSLRITFGSHEWGDFNGDGEMDFVMVGRLPVSSLVTVPLFGDVFRSSPSRPEINTLIYNYFGTRTITPMWLTDAAWGDYDNDGDLDLVVQGATSVDDAMNPETILYRSTGNQIVAVDGVELVGLYGGSVDWGDYDMDGDLDLALSGVRADGRHLVTIYRNDGPGQFTEIPTPFASLAYGDLEWVDFDGDGDLDLFVSGSEEQGQPHALIYRNEGSDAFSDSGQGLPGASFSSSSWGDFDNDGDPDLVLSGYQLSPLFGSGVTRLFRNDAGLLSELAVQLPGVYYGDIQWIDFDRDGDLDIVILGRREAFGSNITQACLQGTGGSFECGQIQLTGLGAQPVPGLA
- a CDS encoding response regulator transcription factor; amino-acid sequence: MTPHILVVDDEDDIVELLEYNLASEGYRVSVARDGIEAMKKAQQDRPDLIILDVLMPRMGGIEFCDAIRQDARLRTIPILMLTAMSEEEDHVRGLEVGADIYLTKPISLPVLVSQTKALLRSSERIEDPPDRIQIHDLDIDRDRYRVFRNTNEGVEEIRLPRKEFELLFALASRPGIAYTRQDLLDLVWGTDVLVVDRTVDVHVRKIREKIGDDYIETIKGVGYRFKD
- a CDS encoding queuosine precursor transporter, which produces MRHSPYELTRPQKLYVVCAAIFITALVIAEATAGKLFTLFELPFSIRIFGTDFSQVIMTAGVIAFPITFIITDLLNEYYGVRGIRFVTILGMLMIIFEFAILQVAIAAPTSAISPVPDDAFNAVYGTTGRVIIGSLTAYVIGQFADISLFHWLRRLTKGRHLWLRATGSTFGSQFLDTFIVLVVAFYGQLTFQEIVAITLFNYGYKFVIAVVITPVIYAAHWVMDAYLGKETAQELVHQAADDE
- a CDS encoding MarR family transcriptional regulator; the encoded protein is MPTSLSHRLKQRHFVSPSQESMLHVMVTSSWLLGELTAAMSEHGVTPAQYNVLRILRGSHPTALKCSDVRDRLIDRTPDVTRLLARLERQDLSARERAKHDRRIVEVRITKKGLDLLDKMEPDVEAATRRLTENLTNEEHAQLSKLLEKLQTTD
- a CDS encoding histidine kinase, producing MIRVYKLPFRAGVGVGIAAAVVVGAASTFVAAIPVWIVALISLLVGAAGYFVVCTLVIRRIDELEQSLKTMAPGSFGEDRVFERRSGDELARLGLIANGTSVSVAREMDRLKKIETYRRDFIGNVSHELKTPIFAIKGFSETLLRGALDDPAVKRSFVERILRNADRLENLARDLSAISRIETGELTMDSAAFRLHEVIADVIESLEPRASEKNLVIRPLLPKELPDALGDKERIREVLTNLVDNAIKYSNDGGTVEVVARFVEPASIKVSVVDDGIGVGEEHFDRLTERFYRVDKSRSRSQGGTGLGLSIVKHILGAHGKRLQIQSVEGKGSTFGFSIDAATGDTALPPAESTLSHLDTPDSGTQGG